The stretch of DNA agtagctgaagcacttgtgttatggaaatcagaagtaacgacggtaccacaaacacccagacccaagacaacatagaaaactaatggtaatctacatcgattcgaccgggaatcgaacccgggacctcagagtagcgtacccatgaaaaccggtgtacctacacaccactcgaccaaggaggtcgtcaaataatctttatgaataatatatttcatttaattcccATTGTTCTTTTCAGGTGAAAATATTGGTACCGAACTCCACGGCGGGTATGATCATCGGCAAAGGTGGCAACTATATCAAGCAAATCAAAGAACAGAGCGGTAGCTACGTCCAGATCTCGCAGAAGGCCAAAGAGCTGTCCCTTCAAGAGAGGTGCATCACTGTAGTTGGTATGTTCCGTCATGATTCATCGGCCATTTCTTTGATTACTATACGAATTGATAGACACCACTCACTCATCACGAGTGATACGATTTTTATTCGACTATTGTGGGTTAAAAGAACAAATGaaccagtttaactacaggagtacaggcacaagggacataatatctcaaCTCCCAAAGTTCGTGGTAAATCATCGATTTaagaaatagattatatttcttaGATTATATTccttatgtttttctttattatcaatcatggtcatttaaaaaaacacaagaaCCCAAGATGTatcataaaacataaataaagaatatactgtactcgtaaaataatatactaaaataaaatcacaatcgagtaaataaaagttacacAGAACTTAAATACGAGCCAGAAAGCATTTAAACGTCAGGTTTAATTTAAGTAGAATGGAGACCAACTCTTTCTAGGCTAACAGTTAAGAAAATGCcttttatgaaatgaaatattaatgaaagcattaaaaagtattttaatgtcCCCCCAGCGGAATAGGTCTCCTACAATATGCGAAATTGGAACGTGACCCATTTAAAGCGTATTCATATATTTGCtcgtaataattaaaagagCCGCGAAATGGCTGCATAATGCTGTACCACTGCGTTTTTATACTCgacgttttttatataaaaatgtgtattcGTGCGAACTGCGATCCATACTTAAAAACTTGTTAAACATCCATTTGGAAGCGGATTAGATTTCTCCTACTCGTAGTTTCTCATGTTTATTACagttccttttttatttcatatttttgtgttaaaCTTGTTTTTTGCACGCGCAATCGCTCGCTCATTACAAAAACCGCATTATACCTGCATTATGGCAGCGTGATCTAACGCCGGTAACGCTTTTCGTGTAAACTGCTACGTTgagcaataattatttaattgcagGCAATtatcgttaaatattttaataattcgtaCTCGCATAACTGATTTGtcctttttaatgtttttgaacGTTTTTAACTAATGCTTTTGACATACAGTTTGGAAATATATGGCCTCTCCCAAAATAGATGGACTTTTCAACGCACAAATAATGTTCAAATAAACTTACCGAACCTATTCCTCGAGTTCCTAAGATTTGATCAACTATATACCTTTATGGTGGTATCAATGGCATTTAAAATCCagctttaaaataacaattatattccaattatatttaatatgcagaaatttaaaagtaattcataAATATGATATGACACGACTTGCCATATTCAAACGATCGTCTAAAAGCCGGTATTCTCGTTTCCAGGAGAAAAGGAGAACAACAAGAAGGCGTGCCTCATGATACTGCAGAAGGTGGTGGACGACCCGCAGTCGGGCTCGTGCCCCAACGTGTCGTACGCGGACGTGGCGGGCCCCGTCGCCAACTACAACCCCACGGGCTCGCCCTACGCGGTGCCCACGACCGAGGTGACCGAGGTGACCGCTTGAACACGCTACTAGCTCGCGCTGAGGCTCTCCGACTCGCGACACGAGGCCACCCCACCCCAGGACTTGCTTTGTCCGGGACAAGATTTTAGTGACATTCTCACATTGATTGCCAATACGTCTGTAGTCTGTTAACTGTTTAGTTGATAGAGCGACATTTGAAATCGCTTCTAATTGTCCAATACCCTGATCAGACCCCTCTTTTCCAGTGGGCACCTCGGGCAAGTGCCCAGGGCCCCAAGGGGCAAGATCGATAGGGGGGCCCCCTATCAAAGAAAAACATCggcatattttcaaaataaagattCTGATTTTTCTGATGGTAATAAATCATAGAGGCCCATTATCCTAATATGGCCAGGCCCTCCAATAGTTTAAAGACGTCCCTGATATCTTGACGAAATCTTTTACCTTAATTATTGCTCAGCAACAATATAGCTGTGGTCTGGTTCGGAAGGTGAATAAGCCATTGTAGTTAAAAGATTAATTCCTTAGTCCAAATGGTGGTGCATTGATTTGAGAATTGCCTTGTATTTCTTAGTGCCAGAGTCTGGGGGAAGGTGCTTGCCATacggttaataatatttcaaacgaTGATTAAAGAAATGGCAATGTTGGGGAAATGGGGCTTTCCTTGTAGGAATACAAGAGTAAATAACAAGTTTCTTCTATAAAGTAAGTAAGTTTCTTCCGTCCAGATAAGATAATTTgttggattttatttaattgattgaatattaatgaaaataaaagatcATTTCAGTCGTTGATAACTCGTTACCGCGACGTCGTGACTAGAATCTGGCGCTGATAATTCCTATTCAGGTCACGTGTACTTGACAAGTTCTTGTACACAAAAGCCTCTTACGAAAACAAAACACGATGTATTTTTAGCATCAGCGATAGAGTTGTCGTAAAGCGTCGATAAAATAGATCGATGAGAGCTATTGACCAAAATATCCTACAACAAAGAGCTGGCCGCCGGCCAAGTGTTGCGGACCATTGCTGTCATCAGCTCACGTTTTACAAATCGGAAGGTCTATCGCTGTAACGCAACGATAATTAACGATCCTATCGCATACGTAATGAGGGCTATTTTCGTTCGCAACGTTTACTAATTCCGATTGTGTACAAAAACATGCTATACGAAAAAagattgtgttttgtttatttaggcaaaaaaaaactcaaaaacatCACGACAGTGATGTCATTATTATAGAAATTGGCTTATCGTGTATCTAATCCTTTTTTTtgcatttacatattataaaatgctttatttttttttttatatatttaaaatatatatacaatatgtcGCTTATTTCTCTATTTATACTAATCTCCTTTTCTCTATACATACTTGAATTTTCCAAATTTGTCATAATTGCAAgagacaatttttataaaaaaagttacattaaaatGATCATGTCATTTTGTAGCACAACTAGAGACTTGATTTAAATCGTAACAGGCTTCCTAGTGAGAAGCCATTTTGATTTAACATAAGAAAAAGTCAAAAGGTCCCTTTTAGTTTATCTTTCTCCtttatatatactcgtatgACATATTTAACTAATCTTAATACTGAACTAACTTTTAACGAGTAGATACTCTTCAGTGTTTGGAATATatgctgtagtatatttattatatgtatacgcTTAGAGCCTCAGCGTGTCGGTGGGAGCGATAGCGGGCGTGTTGAAGTGTTCGCACTGACGCGCAGAGAGCGCCACTGCAGCGCCGCCGTGCTTGCGTTTGATTACAGTACCATCTCAAGGTCGAATCTGAGTAAAGGCTTTCAGGGCGCTCTCTGTTCTGTTCCTAACAATACGCTACTATATCATGTTATGGATATATTCATACATTTATACTCCTCTTCCGTTGAAGTACTTTGCTCAAttgataagtaaataaaaattttatgtatCGTATCGAATACCTTCTATACTTCTATTTATCATTGgcacttatttttttgttttgtcgcTTGTTAcggcagattttttttataaatcaaattatggTTTTTTTAACGTGAAACGAACCGTTAACGTTTGCTTTACGGTGAATTATCGGTGTGATAAAGTTCGGGAACTCGAGTGCGATTAGCACACTACACCGAGCCCCGCACACGAGTGACGCGGCGTGTCCCGACGTTGCAGAGCCACGGGCTGGTGGGCGGCGGCTCCGTGGGCGGCGTGGGCGGCGTGGGCGGCGTGGGCGGCGTGGGCGGCGTGGGCTCCGTGCTGCTCAACGGCTCGGGGCTGGGCGCGCTGTCGCTGTCGCTGTCGCTGGCGCCGCCGGGCACGCCGCCGCCGTCGCCGCTGACGCAGCACACGCTGGACCACATCAAGGTGGCGCTGCGGCAGGCCGGCTACTCGGAGGCCGGCACGTCGGAGATCGGCGCGGCGCTGGCGCTGCTCGTCAAGCACGGCGTGCTGGGCCTGGCGCTGCCCGCCGCGCTGCCCGCGCCGCTCTCCACCGCCTACTTCCCGCTGCAGCCGCAGGACTCGCCCGCCGTCTTCGGCCCGCTCGCGCAGGTGCAGCTCGGTGAGTGACcgacacacgcacacacacgcacacgcacgcaccgacacacacacacacacacacacacagcgaCAATTGCCTCGATTGTTCCCACTTCAATGTTGACGTGCGTTAGCAACAAAACCATTGACAATATAACTACATACATAAGTACTCATTCTGACTATCCGATTGCACTGATATCATTTCACGAATACCAGTCTCACGTGTATGTACGTTATCATAGGATCAACCttggatataataaatatataatgacggTATATAATCTCTcttgcatataatatatatatatacgtaattgttaaacaaacatatgtatataaagtatattataaaatgcgtGTAGTTTATGTTCATTACTGcagtattcaattaattataattaattaacatacataaataatttatttctcggATCTGATTAACgaccgagtttcttgccagtttttCTCTCATTGGATTTAATCTTATTATGCAATGTAATTAAGTGCTTCTAACAGCCCACTCAATTCAGATAGTCATTTCATATTTAGTATAGATAAGAAATATCATGTTTCATTGTTTATCtcttatgtttgtatattttcacACTAATAACcatgaatttacaaaaaaaattaaaaatatattgcaaagaAAGCATTAAGGCAGATTTTTCAAAACCAAAAtactttgaaattttatattactataatgCTTCAAGTGTAAGGGTAATTATTATTGccattagttttattataaattaacatgttGACCTTGAAATGACATACCGtcagtaaataaatgtttctacTTAACTGTAATATTTTTCTCTCATATAATTGATTTCAATTGAAACTTTATCATTTGTTGTTCATCAATCTCAAACACTTAGTGTTGTGTAGCAACAGGCACatcggacataacatcttaaatcTCAAGGTTATAatcaaataatgtaattataacaattatatgcCCCTaatttgttcaatttttttgttaattataaatatttcaagtatCTACTGTAAACTTATTCACACAAATGACACAAACACATAAACACACATTTGTCTAGTAACTTTATTTTGAAACTGtcgttaattaaatactattttagattcgttattaattaattccttCAAAGATCTCTATAGTATCgcttttaattaagaatatagaAGTATTTATTAACTGTTTTGTTATTTCTCACATTGTTAATTGAAATCTCTTCAACGGTGCGTTTCCACTGAAATTGTTTgcaatttatgtttgtattttttttcaaatttcactTTAGAAAATTCTCGATTGTGTCATAGTATGTAATGAAGCTATGAATGAACAAGAGCTGTCGATTTACGTGGAGACACACCGTCACTGTACCAAGAGGAACGAATTGGCTTACTTACAAATTAATGTCTTGTACAAGCtcgtacagtacgacacaacttagatgtcgcatcggcaaaattcgtaaaaccgatcacatccgaattaagtacgctatcccaaattatcaatatttatttctcatgcgaatatgatctttgcacaaacgtaataactcgtaatataacatgacctaatatattcgtcaatttgacgcgtcgatttacatgcacttgctttctatgaggcgtgaatctatagcgacgaatagcgtcgaatagcgcgatagggaactgtttctattggttgtgtaaatcgacagtaatcggttttattttcattccatttcattttccgatgctacatctaatttgtgtcgtactatatatatttactgtCTGTCACTAGAACtcgtgttatataatataatggtaAACGTTatgtgatttattatattattctcttAATGCATGCCCATGAAGGTGTACTGTattgctgattttttttttcattttatttaatacgattGGCTTTCTTGGTTGATTTACTCTattaatttgtcaaaatttCTAAAGCATCGCTTTTTCCATATCATCTATCGGCAATACATTTTAACGTGTGAGACGCGGACGGCCGTCAACTGCCCTCTCTGTTGCGTTGGACTCGTCTGTGTAGGGTTTTGAGGACTTTTATTCCGTTCAGTGATCatcttttgctttttttttaatattttcttaagtatATAGAATAAATTAGATAAATCTTTTAATGGGTATTTTTTCTggcattaatttattaaaaaatattagaaagttTAATAGGGTCGGATATGTTGgtcttaattttgtttgttcaaaaataaacaattctaAATTGAGCgaacaattaaattatcttgtaatgtagtagtatattttaaaaataggcgACGGACATATTATTAATAGCTATCTCACGAGCCTCTGCTCGTTGATTGCCGCTAGGCCTTAAGAGATGTGTTTGAGTGCGTGAGACGACTTAGGAGTACAGTcagcaaaaaaacaaaaattaagttatttttgttgaGTTTATAAGGTCCATAATTTAACGTGGAGGTGCTTTCGTGATTGAACGGATGTATAcaatatgtttacatttatatgACTCTACTAAATATTGGATGGGTACATTTTTCTCTTTCTGACAACAAAAAATCGACATTCGAAGGTAGAAGATAAAGCATAAATTGCCCTCGTATAAGAGTAGAAGCAGAGTAGTATCAGTCCAATGCCTAGGGATGCCAGTTGACCCGCTGTTTCGGCACCAGTCCGCGGCTCACGTATGGAACGAACAACTTAAGTTTAAGATTAAGCATCATTAAACATAAGCTAGGCTACAGAACATAAAACGGTCTAATACGCCATTAAAACAACTTTTTCTCTCTTTTGTTTCAAAGAGTACTACTTGTGACCATCCGATGCTGAAATTAAGAAACTGACACGAAAATATAATCAACTTTagtcttattataattataaaggtatcttttttttaatttttttatcattgataGAACATTAATATAACTGTCAAACGTTGAACTTTGCGATCATGAGCTCTCGTACGAAATATTCAGAAGTTGTTCCTTCCATCGCACTGACATATCTTCTCGACCGCACCACAGCGCTGCCGCTATCCTTGCATACTAGACTCCGAGTCATAAGTCACGAGTCGTGCTGTACTAGTCACCTGGGTTATGCTGGTGGACGTTTTATTTGCGAGTTTTCTTTTTTCGTGTCTGTAACACTTTTGGTAATTGGCTTTAAACTTACCCCGTTAGATGAATCTCTGTGTCCTAGAACGATCTGTGCGGAGACTCACTCCGTTAACTCAGTGTGTACTAAAGTATTGAGTAACGTTCGAATTCGCGGCGCCGAATCGCAATTTCACGGAATCGCGAGGCTCCCGCGAATGTCGATACCCTCCGAGCGACTTTCGAGTGACCGAGGCCCTCCGAGTAGAAACGTTTTCCAAATTTTTCCAAAACAAAACCAGAAACGGGGAAAAATTCGCGATCCGCTCGTGCATTAGCATCTCCCGGAGCGGCGCGCTGTGCGGCGGCCGCTAACCCGAGTGTTGTCCGCAACAGCGCGAAACGTTCTAATGTAAGCGGGGCTCGGCTCGGCTCGCATCAGGTGACGCGTCCgcaggcggcgcgcgcggcggctcCTTAGAGCGTTTCGCGGAGGTTGCATTCGAGGCGCTTCGCCCCCCAGCCGTGGCGCCCATCTCGCTGTCGGGCGGCGTGGGCTTCCCCTCGGCCGGCCTGCTGCCGCTCTCCAAGAGCCCCACGCCGGCCGACGCGGGGGCCAAGGACTCCAAGAATGTGGAGATCGCCGAGGTCATCGTCGGGGCCATCCTGGGTATTTATTGCTCATCATATTATTCTGTAATTTTCTGTAACATTATCATAGCAGAAATTGAATTGCAatcaaaaaagattttaatttaattttaaattaatgatctcTCTCTACTGCGTGTGCAATGGCACGTCGACCGAGAGACAGAGACATGACAGCTCCCGCGAAACCGTTCCAGGCCCCGGCGGTCGCAGCCTCGTCGAGATCCAGCAGATGTCGGGCGCGAACATCCAAATCTCCAAGAAGGGGACGTTCGCGCCGGGCACGCGCAACCGCATCGTCACCATCACGGGCACGCAGACCGCCATCAGCAACGCGCAGTACCTCATCGAGCAGAAGATCCAGGAGGAGGAGCTGAAGCGCACGCGCCACAACGCCATCTCGGGCCTCATGCAGTAGCCGCCCCCCCCTCTAGTCACGCGCGCCGCCTGCGCGGTTACCTGGTACATAGTcttatgtatattgattttaCGCATGTATAGGTTTAGTGTTGCAAGTGTTATTGCTATTTACGTGTCGGAGTCGATACCATTGTGATAATCTCCTATCACGGAAATTCCTATTCCAtacacgtttttatttttatatcgttcACCGAGTACGTTTTATTTACGAAGTTGATTTCATTGTAAATGTTACCATTGATaagttatttctttttagtGTACTTGACGTAATTAGATGTAGATCGGAGTGTAGTATCGGCCGGCCGCGGCGAGGCCCGGCCGGCCGAGAGGCGACTTAACCAAAGTTGGTGTTTAATTTTAACTCTCGACATTGAAATTCTATGTAATGTGCAATGAAATGTTATtcgttgaatttatttttgaaccGTCGACACGAACGCGTCTCGGATCTTCGTTAAGAGATTGTTTTCATTCCTGTTTTCTCGCGttaaagatctttattttttatacgtttataatatattatttcacgtAGTCGTTCGTCTCTTCGTCGGTCTAAATTTTTCGtcttaaaatataagtacaattttaataataaaagatgcATGTCCATAATAGTAGagaagttatatattttaaaggttttaatgcagatttctatatattattcgagaagacaatattaaatattcttatttacagTTATGATCTAATTAAAACGATAGTTTATTTTTGAGCGCCACGGCCGTCGGGGCGTGGGCTCTGTCTCCGTAGAGATAatgaacataataatataagctgtgattgttttattttcgacATTGTCAAGGTACTTCGTGTCGGTTACGACTTAGCGTAGTTCCGAGGTCACGAAACATCCTTCGGATAATAGTTTTAGTTGTTCGCTTACCTCAGAAGTGCCATCGACGTAGATAGAAGGATAGGAACCGTGCTGCGgtcccacgttgggcgccaatTTTGAACAATGCATATTGGTTTTAAAACATCATCCGCCTCGGTTTCGAGGGCGTCTCATTCGGAAATAAAGGAGATAGGATATAGTTTAGGTTTACTAAGTAGTTCGCCTGCTTCGGACGGTCCGAGCAGGTTTTCAGTGTTCGTCCGAAACCGGCGCGATGATGTCCTCCGGCGCCGATCACCTATCAGGAAGGAATGAAGTACAAATGAATATTaccacataataaatatatacgaatcGGCTTAAAACTATTGCATAGTTCATAAGTGAAGGAATTGAGAGATGATTCTCAGTTTGAAAGTCGTAACAAAACGACGAAGACGTTAGTGACGCCGTGACCTCATACAAACGTGAttgagaaatataaataattatattgttgtatCTGCAACTGTCCAACGACATCTCGATAACAAGTTGTGGTTGTTACTGGTGTAATATTATACGTGTGTTATGTAGGTAACATTACATCGTAGTTTCATTAAAGTAGCTAGCCTAGTATATATTCaatctttaaaatgtattatagatACGCTGTTCGAACTCTCTGGTGTTTTTCGACTTTCTCAtcttactatatgtatattcggGGGTAGGTACGGATTTTGTCTCGTGTCAATTATAAGGTCTCACATGTTCGCGACTTCGGATGCAGGAGCGGCCGCGGCCTCGCGAGCGTGCGAGCCTGCGGGAGTACGGCGCAAGCCACCCGACGCGTATTGCCTGTTAAGTCGATTTTACAAGctcaattttattgaaatttttctcGATTAGTCAGTACGTGTAAGTGATTACGTCAATTATTCGGAAACAAAGGTCCGCGGGCGCCTCGCGGGCCTTGGGCGACGTAGCGACTCTTTCGTTTCGGGCGAGCTCTGGGGAGTATCTTATAGACGAGTAACTTATCTTCGCATCTACACTACTTCTAAGTTTCATCTTCCCTTCATTGTTGTTTGATTTGTTCTTTACAATGTTTCCGACTAACCGACAAAGACATTCCATCTGATGTTTCTCCGTATCTTCCGTAAACTTAGTATAAACTTATCGAAAGCTTTACACCAGATGTTAGATTGTTGAATTATTATAGATTTCTAGCCGTGTTATCGTATTCTCTTAAAGTACTAATCCGAGATGTATTTACTGAAATTTATCTTATCGCAATTTCacattaaaactaattatattatatactattcgATAGGGACACTGTAAAGAACATCTCGAAGGTTTCAAGTTATTGATTCGATTCTAGTTAGTTAAATTAATCATATTGTggattaaaacaatacattggggtatgtatagataattttaattaaaatactggaaaaaaaatgttaacgtTGTTATACTGAAGTTGTTACAATATTTGAGAGTATATTATCgtgaataacaaaataataattcttagtGCGGTAACATTatctgaattaaaattttatcgcgTGGAGAGataataaatagtgaaaagTCGTCCCGACCTTCGCGTAACGAGCCAACAGAGCGACGCGTCTCGGCGCGGACGAGGACAAGGATTAATACTGTTTCTGTGATACTGACAATTATGCGTGCTCGCACGCCGGCTCGGCTCACTCGGTCCACTCGGGCCACCCGGCCCACTCGCACGCTTGTAGCCCAGTAGCAGCGCCCCGCCGCACCCCGCAGCCCCACGTCGGGCGCCACTCGCAACGGACGAATCGTAGAGAAAGCACCGCGGTTGAGTCTGTTTAGTGTTTCCGGTAGACGTCGGCGTCTACCGCTGTTACGAGTAAGAGTTTTCGATGTCGTAGGCTAAGGTA from Vanessa cardui chromosome 20, ilVanCard2.1, whole genome shotgun sequence encodes:
- the LOC124538647 gene encoding RNA-binding protein Pasilla isoform X3; its protein translation is MAADTGMDTCPSPEITDSRKRPLDGDSENGDVKRSHFSSVQDLVTALPLANGHGNITSHFAVEPTYHFKVLVPSIVAGAIIGKGGETIAQLQKETGARVKMSKSHDFYPGTTERACLITGSVDGIMVVLDFIMEKIKEKPELVKPFPEGVDAKMPQDRDKQVKILVPNSTAGMIIGKGGNYIKQIKEQSGSYVQISQKAKELSLQERCITVVGEKENNKKACLMILQKVVDDPQSGSCPNVSYADVAGPVANYNPTGSPYAVPTTEVTESHGLVGGGSVGGVGGVGGVGGVGGVGSVLLNGSGLGALSLSLSLAPPGTPPPSPLTQHTLDHIKVALRQAGYSEAGTSEIGAALALLVKHGVLGLALPAALPAPLSTAYFPLQPQDSPAVFGPLAQVQLGGARGGSLERFAEVAFEALRPPAVAPISLSGGVGFPSAGLLPLSKSPTPADAGAKDSKNVEIAEVIVGAILGPGGRSLVEIQQMSGANIQISKKGTFAPGTRNRIVTITGTQTAISNAQYLIEQKIQEEELKRTRHNAISGLMQ
- the LOC124538647 gene encoding RNA-binding protein Pasilla isoform X4; this encodes MAADTGMDTCPSPEITDSRKRPLDGDSENGDVKRSHFSSAVEPTYHFKVLVPSIVAGAIIGKGGETIAQLQKETGARVKMSKSHDFYPGTTERACLITGSVDGIMVVLDFIMEKIKEKPELVKPFPEGVDAKMPQDRDKQVKILVPNSTAGMIIGKGGNYIKQIKEQSGSYVQISQKAKELSLQERCITVVGEKENNKKACLMILQKVVDDPQSGSCPNVSYADVAGPVANYNPTGSPYAVPTTEVTESHGLVGGGSVGGVGGVGGVGGVGGVGSVLLNGSGLGALSLSLSLAPPGTPPPSPLTQHTLDHIKVALRQAGYSEAGTSEIGAALALLVKHGVLGLALPAALPAPLSTAYFPLQPQDSPAVFGPLAQVQLGDASAGGARGGSLERFAEVAFEALRPPAVAPISLSGGVGFPSAGLLPLSKSPTPADAGAKDSKNVEIAEVIVGAILGPGGRSLVEIQQMSGANIQISKKGTFAPGTRNRIVTITGTQTAISNAQYLIEQKIQEEELKRTRHNAISGLMQ
- the LOC124538647 gene encoding RNA-binding protein Pasilla isoform X5 yields the protein MAADTGMDTCPSPEITDSRKRPLDGDSENGDVKRSHFSSVQDLVTALPLANGHGNITSHFAVEPTYHFKVLVPSIVAGAIIGKGGETIAQLQKETGARVKMSKSHDFYPGTTERACLITGSVDGIMVVLDFIMEKIKEKPELVKPFPEGVDAKMPQDRDKQVKILVPNSTAGMIIGKGGNYIKQIKEQSGSYVQISQKAKELSLQERCITVVGEKENNKKACLMILQKVVDDPQSGSCPNVSYADVAGPVANYNPTGSPYAVPTTEVTESHGLVGGGSVGGVGGVGGVGGVGGVGSVLLNGSGLGALSLSLSLAPPGTPPPSPLTQHTLDHIKVALRQAGYSEAGTSEIGAALALLVKHGVLGLALPAALPAPLSTAYFPLQPQDSPAVFGPLAQVQLAVAPISLSGGVGFPSAGLLPLSKSPTPADAGAKDSKNVEIAEVIVGAILGPGGRSLVEIQQMSGANIQISKKGTFAPGTRNRIVTITGTQTAISNAQYLIEQKIQEEELKRTRHNAISGLMQ
- the LOC124538647 gene encoding RNA-binding protein Pasilla isoform X2, which codes for MAADTGMDTCPSPEITDSRKRPLDGDSENGDVKRSHFSSVQDLVTALPLANGHGNITSHFAVEPTYHFKVLVPSIVAGAIIGKGGETIAQLQKETGARVKMSKSHDFYPGTTERACLITGSVDGIMVVLDFIMEKIKEKPELVKPFPEGVDAKMPQDRDKQVKILVPNSTAGMIIGKGGNYIKQIKEQSGSYVQISQKAKELSLQERCITVVGEKENNKKACLMILQKVVDDPQSGSCPNVSYADVAGPVANYNPTGSPYAVPTTESHGLVGGGSVGGVGGVGGVGGVGGVGSVLLNGSGLGALSLSLSLAPPGTPPPSPLTQHTLDHIKVALRQAGYSEAGTSEIGAALALLVKHGVLGLALPAALPAPLSTAYFPLQPQDSPAVFGPLAQVQLGDASAGGARGGSLERFAEVAFEALRPPAVAPISLSGGVGFPSAGLLPLSKSPTPADAGAKDSKNVEIAEVIVGAILGPGGRSLVEIQQMSGANIQISKKGTFAPGTRNRIVTITGTQTAISNAQYLIEQKIQEEELKRTRHNAISGLMQ
- the LOC124538647 gene encoding RNA-binding protein Pasilla isoform X1; the protein is MAADTGMDTCPSPEITDSRKRPLDGDSENGDVKRSHFSSVQDLVTALPLANGHGNITSHFAVEPTYHFKVLVPSIVAGAIIGKGGETIAQLQKETGARVKMSKSHDFYPGTTERACLITGSVDGIMVVLDFIMEKIKEKPELVKPFPEGVDAKMPQDRDKQVKILVPNSTAGMIIGKGGNYIKQIKEQSGSYVQISQKAKELSLQERCITVVGEKENNKKACLMILQKVVDDPQSGSCPNVSYADVAGPVANYNPTGSPYAVPTTEVTESHGLVGGGSVGGVGGVGGVGGVGGVGSVLLNGSGLGALSLSLSLAPPGTPPPSPLTQHTLDHIKVALRQAGYSEAGTSEIGAALALLVKHGVLGLALPAALPAPLSTAYFPLQPQDSPAVFGPLAQVQLGDASAGGARGGSLERFAEVAFEALRPPAVAPISLSGGVGFPSAGLLPLSKSPTPADAGAKDSKNVEIAEVIVGAILGPGGRSLVEIQQMSGANIQISKKGTFAPGTRNRIVTITGTQTAISNAQYLIEQKIQEEELKRTRHNAISGLMQ